From Lysobacter auxotrophicus, the proteins below share one genomic window:
- a CDS encoding ATP-binding cassette domain-containing protein, which yields MIVAQDLHKSFKTATGVVRAVEGVRFVARDGEITGLLGPNGAGKTTTLRMLYTLMKPDTGEVMVDGVDATRDPAAVRGALGVLPDARGVYKRLTARENIAYFGELHGMSKQAIAARTQVLADALQMHDILDRRTEGFSQGQRTKTAIARALVHDPRNVILDEPTNGLDVMTTRAMRGFLQQLRAEGRCVIFSSHIMQEVAALCDRIVIVAKGQVVAAGTADELREQTGEANLEDAFVKAIGSEEGLHA from the coding sequence ATGATCGTCGCACAGGATCTGCACAAGAGTTTCAAGACGGCCACCGGCGTGGTGCGTGCCGTGGAAGGCGTGCGCTTCGTCGCGCGCGATGGCGAAATCACCGGCCTGCTCGGCCCGAACGGCGCGGGCAAGACGACGACGCTGCGCATGCTGTACACGCTGATGAAGCCCGACACCGGCGAGGTGATGGTCGACGGCGTCGATGCCACGCGCGATCCGGCCGCGGTGCGCGGCGCGCTCGGCGTGCTGCCGGACGCACGCGGCGTGTACAAGCGACTGACCGCGCGCGAGAACATCGCCTACTTCGGCGAACTGCACGGCATGTCGAAGCAGGCCATCGCAGCGCGCACGCAGGTGCTCGCCGATGCGCTGCAGATGCACGACATCCTGGATCGCCGCACCGAGGGCTTTTCGCAGGGACAGCGCACCAAGACGGCGATCGCGCGCGCACTCGTGCACGACCCGCGCAACGTGATCCTCGACGAGCCCACCAACGGCCTGGACGTGATGACCACGCGCGCGATGCGCGGATTTTTGCAGCAACTGCGCGCGGAGGGGCGCTGCGTGATCTTCTCGAGCCACATCATGCAGGAGGTCGCCGCGCTGTGCGATCGCATCGTGATCGTCGCCAAGGGGCAGGTCGTCGCCGCGGGCACGGCCGATGAGCTGCGCGAGCAGACGGGCGAGGCGAACCTGGAAGATGCGTTCGTGAAGGCGATCGGTTCGGAAGAGGGGCTGCACGCATGA
- a CDS encoding FAD-binding oxidoreductase — protein MLAPSVGHYTFVRDDGQPLDFIPGQFIQVHFTYADGTATKRSYSLATIHDHALGPGEAVEIAVSYVPGGAATALFEGLEDGGHVDASGPFGRFCLMPQDANARYLLIATGTGVTPYRAMLPQLEALIRERGVRVVLLFGARNPEELLYGDEFRAFASRYPENFRFVPCFSRELPAADSPHAHADVRHGYVQQFLDEFAPDATGDIAYLCGNPNMVDACFDALKGYGLPVPQVRREKYVSSK, from the coding sequence ATGCTGGCCCCAAGCGTGGGCCATTACACCTTCGTGCGCGATGACGGCCAGCCGCTGGATTTCATCCCTGGGCAGTTCATCCAGGTGCATTTCACGTATGCCGACGGCACGGCGACCAAGCGCAGCTATTCGCTGGCGACCATCCACGACCACGCGCTGGGCCCGGGCGAAGCGGTGGAAATCGCCGTGAGCTACGTGCCCGGCGGCGCGGCGACGGCGTTGTTCGAAGGTCTGGAGGATGGCGGCCACGTGGACGCAAGCGGTCCGTTCGGCCGGTTCTGCCTGATGCCGCAGGACGCGAACGCGCGTTACCTGCTCATCGCGACCGGCACCGGCGTCACGCCGTATCGCGCGATGTTGCCGCAGCTGGAAGCGCTGATCCGCGAACGCGGCGTGCGCGTGGTGCTGCTGTTCGGCGCGCGCAACCCGGAAGAATTGCTGTACGGCGACGAGTTCCGCGCGTTCGCCAGCCGGTATCCGGAGAATTTCCGCTTCGTCCCGTGCTTCTCGCGCGAGCTGCCGGCAGCCGATTCGCCGCACGCGCACGCCGATGTTCGACACGGTTACGTGCAGCAGTTCCTCGACGAGTTCGCACCGGATGCGACCGGCGACATCGCCTACCTGTGCGGCAATCCGAACATGGTCGACGCGTGTTTCGACGCGCTGAAGGGCTATGGACTGCCGGTGCCGCAGGTGCGACGCGAGAAGTATGTGAGCAGCAAGTAG
- a CDS encoding ABC transporter permease gives MNDMTQTNLELSPTQRNFVALGTIVRREVNRILRIWGQTLVPPAITMTLYFLIFGGLIGSRVGMMDGIKYMDFIVPGLVMMSVIQNSYGNISSSFFGAKFGRHVEELLVSPMPSWVILTGYVAGAVLRGLMVGAIVLVIAMLFTKVRMPHPLITLTTVILGATIFSLAGFVNAVYAKKFDDIAIVPTFILTPLTYLGGVFYSVKLLPPWAEAMTHANPIFYMVNAFRYGLLGVSDVPVWVAYALMLGFVVALASLGLWLLKRGVGLRS, from the coding sequence ATGAACGACATGACGCAGACCAACCTCGAACTGTCCCCCACGCAGCGCAACTTCGTCGCGCTCGGCACCATCGTGCGCCGCGAAGTGAACCGCATCCTGCGCATCTGGGGCCAGACGCTGGTGCCGCCGGCGATCACCATGACGCTGTACTTCCTGATCTTCGGCGGCCTGATCGGCTCGCGCGTGGGCATGATGGACGGCATCAAGTACATGGATTTCATCGTGCCGGGCCTGGTGATGATGAGCGTGATCCAGAACAGCTACGGCAACATCTCGTCGTCGTTCTTCGGCGCGAAGTTCGGCCGCCACGTCGAGGAACTGCTGGTCAGCCCGATGCCGAGCTGGGTGATCCTCACCGGTTACGTCGCCGGCGCCGTGCTGCGCGGGCTGATGGTGGGCGCGATCGTGCTCGTCATCGCGATGCTGTTCACCAAGGTGCGCATGCCGCACCCGTTGATCACGCTCACCACCGTGATCCTGGGCGCGACGATCTTCTCGCTGGCCGGCTTCGTCAACGCGGTGTACGCGAAGAAATTCGACGACATCGCGATCGTGCCGACCTTCATCCTCACGCCGCTGACGTACCTGGGCGGCGTGTTCTACTCGGTGAAGCTGCTGCCGCCGTGGGCAGAGGCGATGACGCATGCGAACCCGATCTTCTACATGGTCAACGCGTTCCGCTACGGGCTGCTCGGCGTGTCCGACGTGCCGGTGTGGGTGGCGTACGCGCTGATGCTGGGCTTCGTCGTCGCACTGGCGAGCCTGGGCCTGTGGCTGCTCAAGCGCGGCGTCGGACTACGCAGCTGA
- a CDS encoding ABC transporter ATP-binding protein — MTPANAFPSASPQAAHAAPALSVRELRKTYDNKVQALKGVSLDVAPGDFFALLGPNGAGKSTLIGIVSSLVNLSEGSVSIFGVDLQRHRDAAMRLIGLVPQELNFNMFEKPVDILVNYAGFYGVPREEALKRAEVELKRAHLWEKATVMSRTLSGGMKRRLMIARAMMTQPRLLILDEPTAGVDIEIRRGMWKTLKEINAAGTTIILTTHYLEEAESLCRNLAIIDRGRIVEQGPMKALLAKLDVEGFLLDIDGTLPAQLPAIEGTTLTASDDHTLDIEMPRAMDLNRVFAALGDAGIRVRSMRTKSNRLEELFVRLTGENAQDGTAQTPPEQVA, encoded by the coding sequence ATGACCCCGGCAAACGCATTCCCGTCCGCTTCCCCGCAGGCGGCACACGCCGCTCCCGCCCTGTCCGTGCGCGAGCTGCGCAAGACCTACGACAACAAGGTGCAGGCGCTCAAGGGCGTCTCGCTCGACGTCGCGCCCGGCGACTTCTTTGCGCTGCTGGGCCCCAACGGCGCCGGCAAGAGCACGCTGATCGGCATCGTCAGCTCGCTGGTGAACCTCAGCGAAGGTTCCGTGTCGATCTTCGGCGTCGACCTGCAGCGCCACCGCGACGCCGCGATGCGGCTGATCGGCCTGGTGCCGCAGGAACTGAACTTCAACATGTTCGAGAAGCCCGTCGACATCCTCGTCAACTACGCCGGCTTCTACGGCGTGCCGCGCGAGGAGGCGTTGAAGCGCGCCGAAGTGGAACTCAAGCGCGCGCACCTGTGGGAGAAGGCGACGGTGATGAGCCGCACGCTCTCCGGCGGCATGAAGCGCCGGTTGATGATCGCCCGCGCGATGATGACGCAGCCCAGACTGCTCATCCTCGACGAACCCACCGCCGGCGTGGACATCGAGATCCGCCGTGGCATGTGGAAGACGCTGAAGGAAATCAACGCCGCTGGCACGACGATCATCCTCACCACGCATTACCTGGAAGAAGCCGAGAGCCTGTGCCGCAACCTCGCGATCATCGATCGCGGCCGCATCGTCGAACAGGGCCCGATGAAGGCGCTGCTCGCCAAGCTCGACGTGGAAGGCTTCCTGCTCGACATCGACGGCACGTTGCCGGCGCAGCTGCCGGCGATCGAAGGCACCACGCTCACCGCGAGCGACGACCACACGCTCGACATCGAGATGCCGCGCGCGATGGACCTCAACCGCGTGTTCGCCGCGTTGGGCGATGCCGGCATCCGCGTGCGTTCGATGCGCACGAAATCGAACCGGCTGGAAGAACTCTTCGTCCGCCTCACCGGCGAGAACGCACAGGACGGCACGGCGCAGACGCCGCCGGAGCAGGTGGCATGA
- a CDS encoding alpha/beta hydrolase: MRTSPAWIAALAVLCLSACSSRDDTTASKPDAEAGKRLFGSIAFEPCTLSGALASSSIDAQCARLDVPENPQRPDGRRIPLNIAWLPAGDKGSKSPDPVFFLAGGPGQAATEYAVQVDAALRDVRKHRDVVLIDQRGTGKLSPLVCRDANGAELSLPADEEVDAGVVADYAARCAMALEGKADPRFYTTTQAIGDLDAVRAALGVAQVNLVGVSYGTRVAQQYAARYPQHTRSIVLDGVAPNDLVVGGEFARTFERALELQSAHCKSLPTCRERYPRDLRTQLRGLKERLEAAPVQVDYRDPATAQRRRDTLTADTVVGLTHMFSYMPEMMSLMPVVIDEADRGEYAPLMALAQLATRSMDGRMSRAMQWSVVCAEDADRYTPDAADADTVLGAEMGPAFFAACKAWPHGARPAAFVEPLRSNVPALLLSGEMDPVTPPAYGERVLKGLPNGRHFVLRGQGHNVGATGCLPKLVGQFVESLDAKALDATCLDSVGYVPPFTGYNGWEP; the protein is encoded by the coding sequence ATGCGCACGTCACCTGCATGGATCGCCGCACTCGCGGTGCTCTGTCTTTCCGCCTGCTCTTCACGCGACGACACGACCGCGTCCAAGCCCGACGCCGAGGCCGGCAAACGCCTGTTCGGTTCGATCGCCTTCGAACCGTGCACGCTCTCCGGCGCACTCGCGTCGTCGAGCATCGATGCGCAGTGTGCGCGGCTGGACGTACCCGAAAACCCGCAGCGGCCCGATGGCCGCCGCATCCCGCTGAACATCGCGTGGCTGCCGGCAGGCGACAAGGGCAGCAAGTCGCCGGATCCGGTGTTCTTCCTCGCCGGCGGCCCGGGGCAGGCCGCGACGGAGTACGCGGTGCAGGTCGACGCCGCACTGCGCGACGTGCGCAAGCATCGCGACGTCGTGCTGATCGACCAGCGCGGCACGGGCAAGCTCAGCCCGCTCGTGTGCCGCGATGCGAACGGCGCGGAGCTCAGCCTTCCCGCGGACGAGGAAGTCGACGCCGGCGTCGTGGCCGACTACGCCGCGCGTTGCGCGATGGCGCTGGAAGGCAAGGCGGATCCGCGCTTCTACACGACCACGCAGGCGATCGGCGATCTCGACGCGGTGCGCGCCGCACTCGGCGTCGCGCAGGTCAACCTGGTCGGCGTGTCCTACGGCACGCGTGTCGCGCAACAATACGCCGCGCGCTATCCGCAGCACACGCGTTCGATCGTGCTCGATGGCGTGGCGCCGAACGATCTTGTCGTCGGCGGCGAGTTCGCGCGTACGTTCGAGCGCGCGCTCGAACTCCAGTCGGCGCACTGCAAGTCGCTTCCTACCTGCCGCGAACGTTATCCGCGCGATCTGCGCACGCAGTTGCGTGGCCTGAAGGAGCGCCTGGAAGCGGCGCCCGTGCAGGTGGATTACCGCGATCCCGCCACCGCGCAGCGTCGCCGCGACACGCTCACCGCCGACACCGTCGTCGGGCTCACGCACATGTTTTCGTACATGCCGGAGATGATGTCGCTGATGCCGGTGGTGATCGATGAAGCCGACCGCGGCGAGTACGCGCCGCTGATGGCGCTGGCGCAACTGGCGACGCGAAGCATGGACGGTCGCATGTCGCGCGCGATGCAGTGGTCGGTCGTCTGCGCCGAGGATGCGGACCGCTACACGCCCGATGCGGCCGACGCCGACACGGTGCTGGGTGCGGAAATGGGCCCGGCGTTCTTCGCCGCGTGCAAGGCCTGGCCGCATGGCGCGCGGCCTGCGGCGTTCGTCGAACCGCTGCGTTCGAACGTGCCTGCGCTGCTGCTGTCCGGCGAGATGGACCCGGTGACGCCGCCGGCGTATGGCGAGCGCGTGCTGAAAGGCCTGCCGAACGGACGCCACTTCGTGCTGCGCGGACAGGGACACAACGTCGGCGCGACCGGCTGCTTGCCCAAGCTCGTCGGGCAGTTCGTCGAGTCGCTCGATGCGAAGGCGCTGGATGCCACATGCCTGGATTCGGTGGGCTACGTGCCGCCGTTCACCGGATACAACGGATGGGAGCCGTGA